From the genome of Plasmodium malariae genome assembly, contig: PmUG01_00_22, whole genome shotgun sequence:
tatatatatatatataaatacctGCAGAATATTGTATGCTCGTAGAAAAAACTTATACTGTTTTGTActaataattctaatatatctttttacagatatatatacatattaaaattttactataataagtaaaaaaaaaaaaagtaatttacatatattatctattaatatattattatatttaatttatcaatataatatcttaataatgtaaaaaataaaaatatatatatatttttaatttatttatatattataaataaaatatatatttaattagttTGTACAGAATTTGGTTAACACCACCGTTaagtacatttataaataattttaagttttcattttaatagtAATTATAAGGAAGCAATAACCTggtaaataaatgtaaataatctGTACTTAATAACTATATTCTTTTATCGTACATCTCTCACTTTAAATTTATGACAAGCGAAATAAACTAAAAGTGAATTTAATTTGcttttacaataaaaatattttataagatGTTTCTcacaaaacatattttatagaatgaaatttaagttttttagtaaaaatacCTATAAAAATCCATAAATCTAAATACATTCACCTTCTTTCACTAAATTCAAAacattacatatgtattactaatttaaagtaaataatacatattccTAATAACATGAAAGAATAACTATTTTAGACTAGaacaatatataaagtagAAATAAACAATCTTTAactaaaacataaattaacACAAgtacttaataaaaatattttaaattttatgttatatattaattttatttcacaCATATagtttttctataaaaatctaattaaatataaaatatatatgtatatgatgACAAAGATATTTAGCTAAACTTGGaagatattttataatactcatgagaaaatattaaaacgtTCAAATTCACTGAAAAGCTAAGAACATAATCTATACTTGGGCACTAAGGAGTTCGTGTGGGGTTAGgtgtatttaaaatatttaagcaATTATGAATGTATTTGATAAGCTCATAACTATAGATATCTCGTGTGTTATCTTATATTTATGACTTAATTACAAGAAGAAACATAGATCTTTCTATGCgttttatttcttccttaatttaattttttcaaattttttaacttttttatgatagTAAATAACCCCTGTTATAAGTGTGACACCTAATATAATGAAGggtatgaaatatattagaaaaccAAATAAATTGCACGATACATGGATTTCCGTTACCCACTTATCTTTCTTCCATACTGACGCTTCGAAAAAcggttttaatatttcagaCCAATACCTCCCTAAAAGTATATTCAATTTTGGTCCTAACGTTTTCCAAAGATTTGGGGCGAAGGCATTCAATACCTCACGCAATCCTCCTAAAAATCCTGTACCACCAGAATAGTCTAATATtagtgataataataataagaaaaggAGTAATAAAGGTAGGAGTAGTCGTATTccgtattttttaagtactattctcttatataatttatcacTAATTGTCCTATtacttttaagaaaattctcataatcaagttctttgaatatttttttttccagacgggaatatttttttgtttcaaaaatacaagatttactttttttatttagtttaTGACTTTCCtcattatttaaagaacATCCATTTGATTTGCTCTTTTTTGATATGTCTCTCTTCacattattacatatatttgttttttcgttCTCTACATTATATGGTATCACTTCTCTTAATCCTAAAATACATGAATTTATGTTCTTTCTATATTTTGATAGTAATCGATAAATTCTTGtgtctaattttttaacaccattgtatttttcatctaaatattttttaaaggtactctaaaataacaaagcaaatattagtaatttaaaaaataaaaaatttcttgccaaaaaaaattacgaataaaattaaaacaataacaatctgaataatgtaaatattcataaatattattataataccaGTTCACTTGTGAAGTTTCCTATccaagataaaaaaataaacatcgcaagattaattaaaaacaataatttctTCCTTTCATCcattatatagatatttaatattgaaatatattaaataaaaagttaacaatagtataatatttttttaaagatggAGGatagtataattatttattaatttaaattttatttatcctttttttttttttttcgtaaaaaataaaatgtatgtaaCTGTAATATATTGTACAATATAGACAAAGAAATagaacattaaaaaaacattaaagtatttttatattatattttcactaaaatctcattttttatcaaaatgaaaaatctaAATTTATccttaatattaaatagacataatttaatgtagtagtgtaaataaattatttttgttattaattctctttaaataatataataaaacaaaactaaagattacttattttttccaaGTACTCTTTATGCAGAATATAGAATctatagaatatatagaatatagataaatGGCTGTTTtctatattcaaaaaataataaataagattaAGTTTGTTTTTCcgttataatttataattttataaataatactttttgaAGAAGCaggttattatttttaattaatgataATCATCATGACaacataataatagtaataataaattaagaaattagtattttattcaatttctcattatacattaataataacactTTCATTCTCTAttagtttattatatattaaagaaattgtatttatatcataCTATCAAatctataaataatatatactttgaagatgaattatatattttttttttttatataaagatattataaaattacacttttaattaaatttaattcatataattatttataaatttaacgTTTCTAAATACTTCTAATAAACTACTTAAtctattttgttaaatgtacatatttaggtgtattattaataaaaaataataaaaaaaaaaaaaaaaaatatttctagtATTAAATGTACCATTATCATAACAAGCCTAgttcattaattatttaggtatgtattaaaaaataaaaattcatatacttttttattatcagtTTATTATATCAAAGTTATTCAAGTAACTTTTATAAAACGGAATTTAatgaacaataatataattgtaattatatgatattaaatatacttaCGTTTCATTTTATGCAAGAGTATTGTATTGcacaatattaataatctAAAATATACAGTTATTATGGAAatcaaatttatattaataaatgtagACTGTTATTCACATCTAAACATAATCAGTTCCCTTAATATATAacgataatttttattatttatagtatattaacctaatattcataaatactaaacatttttcttaaaaaattttttacagtaaaatacaatattataacctcgataaaataaatttttaaatatgaaaacaagaaaaaagaaaaaatacctcaaaaaaatgtaaatatattaaaagtgATATTACAAATGTACGAAaagacttaaaaaaaatatataaaaactcgatatgcacaaaaaataaaacaaataatttttacagatatatattattatttttacatataattgcAACGATTTtccaaaaagaaatatatgatggtaaatatatttattaacatatattaatagtcattttattttttttaaatatattagtatatccttatatatatatcttttctctatttctgctttatattattattcctaAATAATACGTTATGTTTCTGTATCCATTTGGATTTATTTAAAGCCATAATTTTCATGTACTATTAGTATTAAatgttattcatttttttttccagttTTTCTTACATGCATATCtagttacataaaaaattatttttataataatccaaagaaataaaaacattattaaCAACTATTAAGCAGTACTTATATACGTAGACACTAATACATTTAATCGTACATTCAATTTACATGGGATAATATagctaaaaaaaatttttactatacttttgtttaattcaaagaaaaatgataatattgtACATTATAATgcttgaaaaataataacatgaaaaaaaaaaaatatatgcatgagTTGATGTTTTGAACTTATATCTATAATTAtgacttttatttttgtaaatactttaggacataatttattataagttTTTTTCATGAAATGTATACTATTAGaaaaatctaaaaaaaattattatatacttaaataacttatgtataattaatattctgaacaaattattataagatttttatttagaacaatacattatataatatcgttaataaagaataaaatcaTGTAAAAGCCAGtattgtataaattattattatacttacttatttttatttctaatagtacgcgtacatatatatatatattttaattttttctatacaTATTCAAAAATACTTACACGAAActccaaaaaataatatatattttcttttttatataagtacTAGAATTTATGTGAATAGATTTTtaccaaaaaattaaactgcattttatttaaaagtagtaccataatataaattaaaggtattttaaatatgaatttattattctttatctgaattcaaaaatattattaaatccTTAAATTCATGAATTTGCATATATTGGACATTCATAAATTTAGAACTTTTTATTGTGTAAAAAATAGGTTGGAAGCATATTACtgatgaaatattataaatataattttaagaattttattatatttatattaacgGACAAGAAAATAAGTAGATATGATATGCCATTTACGGATCTATActtataatgaaataaaactaatgtaataaaatttgtgCTTTAATTAGTTATCTTTTAACAAATTCCAAAAAATATGAgatacaatttttaaaaaacatatatagtaaattatacatgtataaaattaaaaataaatgcattttttagtaacataaaaataactatTGAAATATGTAGCAGGAAATGTTCAATTTTATAGATTATAAAAACAACGTTATTGTATTATTCTAAAAGCTCCATCAATCATGCACACTAAAAGGTACAATGAATTAAGTTAAAttagaaatgaaaaatttaattaaaagataGATTAAAAATGTGAATTATATGATGAACGAGATTAATTAGtgatattttcttaaattgaaaaaaaacatatattttttaattataaaatcatTTAACCATTTTCGATGAAGGGTAACGTGGGAaacatatcattttttattggAACTAAAAGTTTTGTCTTATTCaagaaataaatacatatattttgctttatttaatGACAATATTTTAACCCACTTACTAAAGAATTTAATCTGAGatatgttaaattaaattcatgggaaatttataatatctgACAATTATTAAAAcgaaaattatttcaataaatgatccataaatatttgattaattttaattcatcCGTTTAATcctttaataataaaaacaaacaaataatatatatatattattcatttaacGACTATTAGtaacatacatattttagtaatttttataaaattgagTTACTGTctcattaataataatagtaaaattatatatttttttaattttttattttattgaaacGATTCAGTATCTCCAAGTTAGTAAGAACATATAAGTAGCCAATAATTATAAagttatgttttttatgatataaattaaattcatatttatacaacaaaaaaaaaataaaagtaactataattattctttcaataaatatgttttattccATGTTTCTAATGAAATAccctttatataataaatattaattattcttcttagtaatatatacatatatatatatatatgcatatatgtataaatgtatcaAACAACATAAGATCcctttcataatatataaaaaaatacatatttctCTATTTAAAATCTACAATGTGTTTTCATAAAAAcctaaataattaataatttcagACTAGAATGAGAtgcaaaataataagaagaaTTACTTTGCaggaatataaattatcacaattcaaaataattatatgaattgtggtatcatttattaattttaatgaacaaacatatttttatataaatgtattttaatatacaattgtttatattgagttaaattaataatttaaaatacctGTTcgaaaacattaaaaaattcaaatacacaagaacataaaaaatataactatttatatttttatatcgaAGAAATCAGATATACACACCTGTTTATAATACGTTTGATATTACATGCATGTTTATTAAGTAAATAACTAATAATATCATagtttttcatattaaaagTTTCTCTagataaagatatatattccCTATTATCTATTTTACTCAGAcattaacttaattttttcatatttttcattattcctTAAAATCTTATAAATTGCTATTATAAGTATAACAGATAATATAATCATGAGAAAGCTAAAGAATACTATTACAGAATATTTGTCTGTATATTCTGTCAACTTACATGTAacttcataaaaaaaattacctaATGTATTACTTTTAATTGTACCCCATTTAACTTTCAAAAATGTTAATCCTGGTGATATTGGGATTCCTATTCccaggaataaaaaaataaaaaatagagtaAATCCAAAACCGTAATtcctaaattttattttctttaaatctATATCACAaattcttctctttttttcaaCAATGTCATCaaaatcttttttctttatccattttttttgaaaatgaaaatgttttccatcaaacatTCCACTATTATAATCTATAATTTCCGTGTAGTATTGCTGCTTATTTAGTAAATTTCCGTTTGATTGTTTGTTTTTACCTTTGgtcaatttttcattattacatatctttattttcttgcatttcatattatttaatatatcttcTGTTAAACCTAATGTATTTGAATCCTgatcctttttatattttgctagtaGTCGATAATGTATTGCTTCTGATGTACTATCGAGATTCCATTTCACATTCAGTGATTTGTTAAACATgatctaaaaaaaaagagaagagtAAATATTTGTCACATATTAGAATACAGaatgaaatgataaaaaacatcattaattaatatataaaactaagaatataaataataaaattgtcTTTATATGGAATAATCATAGTACATCACTGCTAAAATGATATATCGGAGCTAAAATAATAAACGCAAAAAATTGAATGCATAATTTCAGCTTAATTATTTGCTCCATGTTATAGACCATTAATATTGTGATATGTTCagatagaaataaaataatattattataatataattcaaattaacaaaaatactacatttgtttaaaatatttatttttattattgcttCTTAAACACTTAATATAATGCAAAAAACTAAGTGGAGTTTTAcatctacaaaaaaaaattaaaactttatatgtatattacaatatttttaacttaatattttcaaaaaaaagcaaagtttatttaaaaaaaaatataatatattcataaatattcaaaatatataattttattgattAAAGTAATGCattgataaaataattttttttattaaactttttcataatataaaaatgaaaaaaaatgttttttaaatatttagaaatattgagcttatatagaatacatagaaggtatataatatatatataatacatttccCTACATGttgcaaaaataattactaaTTTTACGGATTTTACGATATTAATAACcctaattttattaacatttttttttaaaagaaaatttgattattcttaaaaatattattcatataaataaaaaaattgttttaataatacataaaaaaaaacattatatattacgtCAATTATAACGCATAATTTAGTTTCATCTGAAGCACATATAGTACTTTATACgctataatataattaaataggtataattaattttatattatataatccatgaaaaaatgtatagTTTAGTGGAAAATAAAgactaattttttatttttgctaaaaaatttttcacaACAACTTTTCttgattatttttaacttatatcaatacatttaaatgaaatgCTTCTaaattcttaatttttttttttttgactaaatatatatacttaaaagaactataataaagaaaaaaaaataattattacataatatacgTTATTATGCACATAATTTAGTTTTAGTAAAGTATTTGCCTAATTctttctttaatataaatatatatagcattcgttatgaatttattttatggtatatattaaattaatatttataaaattaaattaaatcaaCAACTACGTAACTGctctaataatataataaatataggtatcatttaatttatttctgacatattttattactcaGAATTAATAAccttgtacatatattattactaaaaattaaaattatacaaatatatcttaaaattttttatcagtATTATGatacacaaaataaaaccGTCTTTAgaaatatacgtatataataaagaaaagaatataattacatgaagtattataacttttaatactaacaaaaaaaaatatatatatatattaatgtaaaattataaaaataacaattttagCACTTAATGtagcattaaaaaaataccacTAAAACTTTACTCAAATCGAATAATGTacaatataacataatattatcaagtaaaaagatattttaatatataaaatataaaatattaaataataatatacagaaaattcttttatatatagatactTTTTATTAGAGTGTTATAGAGTttagaataaattatttatagcTTAATCATAAGCAAATATATAACtcttaaaattatttgtaaattataatacgTCTTAAACTAAAATAGCTGAAATAAAGGTTATGTTTTACTAAATATATCTTCACAACAagaaatatgcatatacgaatatttttattcatcaCTCTTATTTACCTAAGTAATTgggaataattataaaaatattatatattaaatatattattttaataatataataataaattaataataattttcctaataaaaatactcctataaaaaatatttaaaaaaaaaaaaaaagttttagttctataatatatatatttattatttttcagctatttatatatattttttgtcttataattatagtaatatagttttattatacaactttgtatttaaattaattttttttatagttattcatattattcacTTTTTGATTAAATCATTTCTCTTGATatatttgtcattttttattacttatacATTGTTAATATACTAAtgctattttatatatttgatatgatcatgtatattttaaactttaataatatggtattatattcaaaaataatagcactattgttattttacgcactcatatatatagaaaaatagttTCATTATTCTGTACAAGAGATTCTACTCTATTATGTAAgctaacatatattttattcttgaaattcttataattaggtttttactatataaacattaaatttataaatacatcccttaaatatatagtatatatattattaatgtatatttatattttaatgatacattatatatttttagtagaaaatataaatacatatatgtatgatatAAAGGTATATTTACAACACAACATACTTAAACGTTTTGATTTAATGTGAGCtatcttaatttttaacagatcatctttatatttcatgtaaacaaaatattttgataaatttCAGCAAATTATGTGCATTAGTTAATTATGTAACattataataagaataaacttttttatcaataaaaatattccaaTTTTATTCGTCTACGATGaccaataaaatatttttgagttcattgttttatttctacataaaaagtttttacagtatgaaaatatagagaatatattctatatataaaatttattaataaaaatatacataataaaaattaatataaatttaatatttttgatatCCAAGCTTTTTTTATGGTCGTTTAGAGCAAATGAAGcacttaatttttcatatatgtataaaagttttttttatatactctaatttatctttataaaatacttctaaaattaaactttatattttatattgtataatttacaatatatataattacttttttgtataatttataatttactcTTGGTATATTAGATATTATCTCTTTTATAGTATGGAATATTcttatgttataataataattaacacCTTACTAACCTATTCAATAAATTCGTCATATGATTCATTTTACTGCTTTAAATAAAGACTTTTAtaaaactattatatataagaaaatatttatctttaataATCACATTAACTGAAAATCTTTTATTACTTTCTTAATTGTATAATGGGATATAGGTAAATTAGTAGGCAACAAgcatcaaaatttttaatttaacgTCCTCCAATTATTTTcctatttaaaattttatacatatttcaaTTAATCATCTTCTTTATAGAGATAGTTTATCAACCAAGTATATTCTGCAGTGCAtccaaataatataaagtacTATTTccattactatttttaaatattctaaattatgtttgttatatatttttttttgtttttttaatagaaatatctacgtaaaaacaatttttataaaattaatattcgTAGTAATAACTCATTTAATGTAAATTTTGTCTTTAGTAAATTAATTTCAAGCAGGGTGATAGGCTACATTTACTTCTCTTCTCCTTAAATTTGATAAAACATGTGTAGATATGTATTCTGTTAATTCC
Proteins encoded in this window:
- the PmUG01_00042700 gene encoding fam-l protein encodes the protein MDERKKLLFLINLAMFIFLSWIGNFTSELSTFKKYLDEKYNGVKKLDTRIYRLLSKYRKNINSCILGLREVIPYNVENEKTNICNNVKRDISKKSKSNGCSLNNEESHKLNKKSKSCIFETKKYSRLEKKIFKELDYENFLKSNRTISDKLYKRIVLKKYGIRLLLPLLLLFLLLLSLILDYSGGTGFLGGLREVLNAFAPNLWKTLGPKLNILLGRYWSEILKPFFEASVWKKDKWVTEIHVSCNLFGFLIYFIPFIILGVTLITGVIYYHKKVKKFEKIKLRKK
- the PmUG01_00042800 gene encoding fam-m protein, giving the protein MVYNMEQIIKLKLCIQFFAFIILAPIYHFSSDIMFNKSLNVKWNLDSTSEAIHYRLLAKYKKDQDSNTLGLTEDILNNMKCKKIKICNNEKLTKGKNKQSNGNLLNKQQYYTEIIDYNSGMFDGKHFHFQKKWIKKKDFDDIVEKKRRICDIDLKKIKFRNYGFGFTLFFIFLFLGIGIPISPGLTFLKVKWGTIKSNTLGNFFYEVTCKLTEYTDKYSVIVFFSFLMIILSVILIIAIYKILRNNEKYEKIKLMSE